In Rana temporaria chromosome 3, aRanTem1.1, whole genome shotgun sequence, a single window of DNA contains:
- the LOC120931277 gene encoding LOW QUALITY PROTEIN: uncharacterized protein LOC120931277 (The sequence of the model RefSeq protein was modified relative to this genomic sequence to represent the inferred CDS: inserted 2 bases in 1 codon), whose translation MSGLSAYKKMNKNDLTAECAGRGIDINGKNREGLIHALQEFDIQANQNLEGTGPERGSATPEPSGSEAASLDRPAETDTGIPRIVIPKPPHEQANTPLLATSMDSPQMQETLQRLRETDPVVYLQFLERQAEREERRAEREAAQREADRRHELEMTRLQQQRQVQNPGSLEHRDAALPVAPAAKFPVMEKDSDIDVYLLSFEKTCRQYHLPPAQWARYLTPGLRGKALDAYVELSEEQGNDYEALKAAIIQKFQLTPEVYRKRFRSLQKGPGDSYLDVESRLRTTFRQWTKGLKADSFESLEDLMIEDQLLHICPTDVRQFVLERKPNSAKVAAELADTYIHSRVSDHRKAPPNGWKGGKSHMATPPPPANQVPQQMGPSPXFTCGKAGHLKAQCPEQKKLTSPGHPASNPSAVLFVSGKPPGTNANLQPVTVGHRTVIGLRDTGAEVTLVRPEVIEETDIIPEKFLTLTGVGGTLSCVPRAYVLIDWGAGRGMREVGVSEEIPTAVLLGADLGTLVSYYVPAKSTQDAPMELSGPTKVLCTDVGVISGQPVDGQREGEGEVEVQGPPYSETGEETPLLGKVTDTGSNDAAMINVKCDDADVDVDDNALPVLVVTRSAAKAAEVQALIAEQQEEVSGPSPCSDPADFTSVEPQQPSLFATGLLAGTCGTAFETALQTDQTLAQLRSSADRPPAEKCKQKVYWEKGKLYREDLPAEGNETDTRSRQLVVPSQFRGQLLTDSREVDSELLINSKLTPTQVPGLKRVLAVHGSRFTGKPGRTHLAIHQVDTGTHPPIKQLAYRVSLEVLADMKREVEEMLQLGVIQKSHSAWASPVVLVPKKDRTTRFCVDYRKLNAITTADAYPMPRIDELLDRLAAAHYITIMDLSRGYWQIPLAPEAREKSAFITPFGLFEFTVMPFGMKNAPATFQRVMNDLLEGLEPFAVAYLDDIAVFSPTWEEHLMHLSQVLDRLTDANLTVKPSKCQIGMNDVHYLGHQVGGGTLKPETGKVEAILAWPIPQTKKQVMSFLGTAGYYRKFVGNYSSLAKPLTDLTKKKLPKVVAWTPECEQAFQALKEALASAPVLQAPDFTRRFLVQTDASAYGLGAVLSQVDDAGEEHPILYLSRKLLPREVAYATIEKECLAIVWSLQKLQTYLYGRHFTVITDHNPLSWLNRVAGENGKLLRWSLILQQYDFTIQHKKGSAHGNADGLSRQAEPAGVGCVRREIVVPSHATT comes from the exons ATGTCTGGGTTATCAGCATATAAAAAGATGAACAAAAATGACCTAACTGCTGAGTGCGCAGGAAGAGGAATTGACATTAATGGCAAAAATCGTGAAGGCTTGATACATGCCCTACAGGAGTTTGATATCCAGGCAAACCAGAACCTGGAGGGAACCGGACCAGAAAGGGGTTCCGCTACTCCAGAGCCCAGTGGTTCAGAGGCGGCCTCACTGGATAGGCCAGCAGAGACTGACACTGGAATACCACGGATTGTTATCCCCAAGCCACCGCATGAGCAGGCCAACACCCCATTGCTTGCAACCAGCATGGACTCTCCTCAAATGCAGGAAACGTTACAACGCCTCAGGGAAACGGATCCTGtggtgtacctgcagtttctcgagcgtcaggctgagagagaggagcgCAGGGCTGAGAGGGAGGCTGCGCAGAGGGAAGCTGATCGTCGACACGAACTGGAGATGACTAGGCTCCAGCAGCAGCGACAGGTTCAGAACCCCGGATCCCTAGAGCACAGGGATGCCGCTCTGCCAGTAGCTCCGGCAGCCAAATTTCCTGTTATGGAAAAGGACAGTGACATTGACGTGTATCTACTGTCGTTTGAAAAAACTTGCCGTCAGTACCATCTGCCCCCAGCACAATGGGCCCGGTACCTGACGCCAGGGCTACGAGGCAAGGCCCTGGATGCTTATGTTGAACTGTCTGAAGAGCAGGGCAATGATTATGAGGCCCTAAAGGCGGCGATcatccaaaagtttcagctaaccCCGGAAGTTTACCGGAAGCGTTTTAGGTCCTTGCAAAAAGGGCCTGGGGACTCATACCTGGATGTGGAAAGTCGCTTACGCACCACATTCCGGCAGTGGACTAAAGGCTTGAAAGCTGATTCTTTTGAGTCCCTGGAAGATCTTATGATTGAAGATCAACTTTTGCACATCTGTCCTACAGACGTCAGACAGTTTGTGCTGGAGCGAAAGCCAAACTCGGCTAAAGTAGCAGCAGAACTGGCAGATACCTATATCCACTCTCGGGTATCTGACCATCGCAAGGCTCCTCCGAACGGCTGGAAAGGAGGGAAATCTCACATGGCAACCCCTCCTCCACCTGCCAACCAAGTCCCTCAGCAGATGGGACCAAGTCC TTTCACCTGCGGGAAAGCCGGACATCTCAAGGCACAGTGCCCTGAGCAGAAGAAGCTGACATCACCTGGCCATCCGGCCAGCAACCCTTCTGCTGTACTGTTCGTCAGTGGGAAACCTCCAGGAACCAATGCCAACTTGCAGCCTGTCACCGTAGGCCACCGGACTGTAATAGGGTTGCGTGACACTGGAGCAGAAGTTACGTTGGTCAGACCAGAGGTGATAGAAGAAACAGACATCATCCCAGAGAAGTTTCTTACCCTCACTGGAGTGGGGGGAACCCTTTCCTGTGTGCCCCGTGCCTATGTTTTAATCGATTggggtgctgggagggggatgagagaggtgGGCGTCTCAGAGGAGATCCCTACTGCTGTGTTGTTGGGTGCTGATTTAGGTACCCTTGTTTCTTACTACGTCCCTGCTAAGAGCACCCAGGATGCTCCCATGGAACTCTCTGGACCTACCAAGGTACTGTGTACAGATGTTGGGGTAATATCTGGGCAACCTGTggatggacagagggagggggagggtgaagtTGAAGTGCAAGGTCCTCCTTATTCAGAAACAGGAGAGGAGACCCCCTTGCTTGGGAAGGTAACTGATACAGGTTCCAATGATGCTGCAATGATAAATGTTAAATGTGATGAtgctgatgttgatgttgatgataATGCATTGCCAGTTTTAGTGGTCACTCGCAGTGCTGCCAAGGCGGCCGAGGTGCAGGCCCTGATCGCAGAACAGCAGGAGGAGGTCTCTGGGCCCTCTCCCTGTTCTGACCCAGCGGACTTCACCTCTGTTGAGCCTCAGCAGCCGTCCTTGTTTGCCACAGGACTgctggctgggacttgtggtACCGCCTTTGAAACAGCACTGCAGACAGACCAAACACTAGCACAGCTCAGGAGTTCAGCTGATCGCCCCCCTGCAGAGAAGTGCAAACAAAAGGTCTACTGGGAGAAAGGGAAACTGTACAGAGAAGATTTGCCTGCAGAGGGGAATGAGACTGACACAAGAAGCAGGCAGCTAGTTGTACCCAGTCAATTTAGGGGACAGCTGCTAACTGACAGCAGGGAGGTAGATTCAGAACTCCTGATAAACTCCAAACTGACCCCCACCCAGGTACCTGGGCTAAAGAGAGTGCTGGCAGTACATGGTAGCAGGTTTACAGGGAAACCTGGGAGGACGCACCTCGCTATCCACCAGGTGGACACCGGGACACATCCGCCTATTAAACAGTTGGCCTATCGCGtctccttggaggtgctggctgaCATGAAAAGGGAGGtggaggaaatgctgcagctgggggtaaTTCAGAAGTCCCACAGTGCCTGGGCATCCCCAGTAGTCCTGGTCCCCAAAAAGGATCGGACGACCAGGTTCTGTGTGGACTACCGGAAGCTGAATGCCATCACCACTgcagatgcctaccccatgccccggattGATGAGTTGTTAGATAGGCTGGCGGCCGCCCACTATATAACAATCATGGATCTGAGCAGGGGGTACTGGCAAATTCCTCTGGCCCCTGAGGCTCGGGAAAAGTCGGCTTTCATCACCCCATTCGGCTTGTTCGAATTTACCGTCATGCCGTTTGGGATGAAGAATGCCCCAGCTACCTTCCAGAGAGTCATGAATGATTTACTGGAGGGGCTGGAACCCTTTGCCGTAGCCTACCTGGATGACATCGCTGTGTTCAGCCCTACCTGGGAAGAACACCTGATGCACCTGTCACAGGTCCTGGACCGATTGACCGATGCCAACCTGACTGTCAAACCCAGTAAGTGTCAGATCGGCATGAATGATGTGCATTACCTGGGACACCAGGTAGGAGGAGGCACCCTGAAACCCGAGACAGGAAAGGTTGAGGCCATCCTGGCCTGGCCTATCCCCCAAACCAAAAAACAGGTTATGTCTTTCTTGGGGACCGCTGGCTACTATAGGAAGTTTGTAGGTAACTATAGCAGCCTGGCCAAACCTCTGACTGACCTAACCAAAAAGAAACTGCccaaggtggtggcttggacaccaGAATGTGAGCAGGCATTTCAGGCCTTGAAGGAGGCGCTGGCCAGCGCCCCTGTGCTACAGGCTCCCGACTTCACCCGCCGTTTTCTAGTGCAGACGGATGCCTCTGCCTATGGATTGGGTGCAGTCCTGAGCCAAGTGGATGATGCCGGAGAGGAGCATCCCATCCTCTACCTGAGCCGGAAGCTGCTTCCCAGGGAAGTAGCTTATGCCACGATCGAAAAGGAGTGTCTTGCGATCGTGTGGTCTCTCCAGAAGTTACAAACGTATCTTTATGGACGGCATTTCACTGTGATCACCGATCACAATCCCTTGAGCTGGCTAAATCGTGTTGCTGGGGAGAATGGCAAACTACTTCGGTGGAGCTTAATTCTGCAGCAATACGATTTTACCATCCAGCATAAGAAAGGCAGTGCCCATGGAAATGCTGATGGGCTGTCACGACAAGCCGAGCCCGCCGGAGTCGGTTGCGTCAGGAGGGAAATTGTAGTTCCCTCCCATGCAACCACCTAA